One part of the Equus asinus isolate D_3611 breed Donkey chromosome 6, EquAss-T2T_v2, whole genome shotgun sequence genome encodes these proteins:
- the C1D gene encoding nuclear nucleic acid-binding protein C1D isoform X1, producing MIGQQALHFLLVIMASEEINEDYPVEIHEYLSTFENSIGAVDEMLKTMMSVSRNELLQKLDPLEQAKVDLVSAYTLNSMFWVYLATQGVNPKEHPVKQELERIRVYMNRVKEITDKKKAGKLDRGAASRFVKNALWEPKPKNASKVANKGKSKN from the exons ATGATTGGCCAGCAGGCCCTGCATTTCCTT TTGGTCATAATGGCAAGtgaagaaattaatgaagacTATCCAGTAGAAATTCATGAGTATTTATCAACATTTGAGAATTCCATTGGTGCTGTGGATGAGATGCTGAAGACTATGATGTCTGTTTCTAGAAATGAGTTGTTGCAGaag ttggacCCACTTGAACAAGCAAAAGTGGATTTAGTTTCTGCTTACACATTAAATTCAATGTTTTGGG TTTATTTGGCAACTCAAGGAGTTAATCCTAAGGAGCATCCAGTAAAGCAGGAATTG GAAAGAATCAGAGTATACATGAACAGAGTCAAGGAAATAACAGACAAGAAAAAGGCTGGCAAGCTGGATAGAGGCGCGGCTTCAAGATTTGTCAAAAACGCCCTCTGGGAACCCAAACCTAAAAATGCATCCAAAGTTGCcaataaaggaaaaagtaaaaattaa
- the C1D gene encoding nuclear nucleic acid-binding protein C1D isoform X2, which translates to MASEEINEDYPVEIHEYLSTFENSIGAVDEMLKTMMSVSRNELLQKLDPLEQAKVDLVSAYTLNSMFWVYLATQGVNPKEHPVKQELERIRVYMNRVKEITDKKKAGKLDRGAASRFVKNALWEPKPKNASKVANKGKSKN; encoded by the exons ATGGCAAGtgaagaaattaatgaagacTATCCAGTAGAAATTCATGAGTATTTATCAACATTTGAGAATTCCATTGGTGCTGTGGATGAGATGCTGAAGACTATGATGTCTGTTTCTAGAAATGAGTTGTTGCAGaag ttggacCCACTTGAACAAGCAAAAGTGGATTTAGTTTCTGCTTACACATTAAATTCAATGTTTTGGG TTTATTTGGCAACTCAAGGAGTTAATCCTAAGGAGCATCCAGTAAAGCAGGAATTG GAAAGAATCAGAGTATACATGAACAGAGTCAAGGAAATAACAGACAAGAAAAAGGCTGGCAAGCTGGATAGAGGCGCGGCTTCAAGATTTGTCAAAAACGCCCTCTGGGAACCCAAACCTAAAAATGCATCCAAAGTTGCcaataaaggaaaaagtaaaaattaa